The following coding sequences lie in one Chloroflexaceae bacterium genomic window:
- a CDS encoding tetratricopeptide repeat protein, whose product MCQSTDHSLPVPESDALAALLARHLGPGPAAVMLGATPRRRHWQAICTHLLAARDTIATYLPRRLLARELATDSAPPWIEWVEGALLFADVSGSTALAERLGALGHEGAEIVTETLNAYFATMIRIIAGAGGDVLGFGGDALLALFEGPQATAVAASAALDLLRELAGFEREVPGVGRFPLTMHIGVESGAIALVGAGQAHSRRYSAMGATVSTVARAEACAGPGEVVLGPRAWAALATVAEGELLEGGFARVRALRVAPPLVALPALPHVDETASPSSEMIAHLAAQVERCGAYLPIELVTRIIADPRRPRVEADLRPVTVLFAQLAGLEGLIEGRPAEESAAAVNAIVNPLQVAVERFGGFVNKLDLAEEGIRLMAVFGAPLALEDHAERAARAALLMQAAVQAAEQPLRFRAGLNTGNVFAGNVGSAERKEYTVMGDAVNVAARVMAGAEWGEVRCASATAARITHALVCADRRKIAAKGKREPLEVLRVLGEREHPLEPVYADAPLIGRDRELAWLRELWVAAAGSGRVARVSGEAGIGKSRLVAALAAEVRAAGARVFTVRCLAYNSATPYAPWSELLRSMCAIAASDDPSTRIRKLAAALEAAGFASTDWLSLVADLARVQVEESSVVRGLDPQQRRTRRFTIMLALLRAAARQSRPEALPGAPVVVIFDNLHWADQVSLELWRHIATHLSDAPILLLGLHRGPLAWEGDPAADGAAMLELRPLTARASAALLDALAPSRPIAPHLRDRLVDRAAGNPLFLEELLRAVSERPDAADALPDSLSGLLLSRIDRLDETSRAILRVAAVVGQRFPASVVESVHPLEHEVLIRQLLLLDHAEITTTEREHPERIHLFRHALLHEVAYQSLLYARRRELHRRIGEHLETRYAAELARVRAYYRDDRSAYLVPIGRNGSLLNRNVQASGAPIFLLAHHFRLSDAAERAVPYLLLAGHIARDNYANDQAVQHYRWALDILAGASGDPQVWEAREALGDVLCTLGRYDEAQREYALLLGRAGSDPAPAVDLPPAVAGEVLRSWGEALEKQGRYAEALDRLREAEAICRAHMDAVPPLLLAAIYVDMGQVLRRLGDFDAALDICRTGLSLIRTDRHSVEDERIEADLQTLMGSLFAMRGDYEQARYHFTSALAAHEAIDDLYGCARTHNNLGYLAQLQSDYGRAVRHYSEAESLASKVQSKYTLSSVLLNAAYAYFCLSRYEEALGACRDALALCQEMGDQLGVAQAADTLGMTVYQQGDYAAAAASYRKALAIYREQANLFQEGNTLALLARVTLAQGEPAAARALAEEALTIARRVHAPQHEAEALTVLAEIALSVGAEVVIGTSRAALLDEAQRCATAAAELAARLGSQLDYGVARRLQGEIAAARREPFAGHFLAALETLQAIDSAFERACVEARYSEALAALGDPAAAEYRKRAAETFRKIGAVGELRRLGLSDERSC is encoded by the coding sequence ATGTGCCAGTCGACTGACCATTCTCTGCCGGTGCCGGAATCGGACGCTCTGGCTGCACTGTTGGCGCGCCACCTGGGGCCTGGCCCCGCCGCAGTGATGCTCGGCGCGACCCCGCGCCGGCGTCACTGGCAGGCTATATGCACGCATCTGCTGGCGGCGCGCGATACCATTGCCACCTACCTCCCCCGGCGCCTGCTGGCCCGCGAACTCGCCACCGACAGCGCCCCGCCCTGGATCGAGTGGGTCGAAGGCGCGTTGCTCTTTGCCGATGTGAGCGGTTCCACCGCCCTGGCCGAGCGCCTGGGCGCCCTGGGGCACGAGGGCGCCGAGATCGTCACCGAGACCCTCAACGCCTATTTCGCCACCATGATCCGCATCATTGCCGGAGCAGGGGGGGACGTGCTCGGCTTTGGCGGTGACGCGCTGCTGGCGCTCTTTGAAGGTCCGCAGGCTACTGCCGTTGCCGCCTCCGCTGCGCTGGACCTGTTGCGGGAGCTGGCGGGCTTCGAGCGCGAGGTGCCTGGAGTGGGCCGGTTTCCGCTCACGATGCATATCGGAGTCGAATCCGGAGCGATCGCCCTGGTGGGCGCCGGGCAGGCCCATTCGCGTCGCTACAGCGCGATGGGAGCGACGGTAAGCACTGTGGCTCGCGCCGAAGCCTGCGCCGGGCCGGGCGAGGTGGTGCTCGGTCCGCGGGCCTGGGCGGCGCTGGCCACCGTGGCCGAGGGCGAGTTGCTTGAGGGCGGCTTCGCGCGCGTCCGGGCGCTGCGGGTCGCGCCGCCGCTGGTTGCATTGCCTGCCCTGCCGCACGTGGACGAAACCGCCTCACCTTCATCCGAGATGATCGCCCATCTTGCAGCGCAGGTCGAGCGTTGCGGCGCCTATTTGCCTATCGAGCTGGTGACCCGGATCATTGCCGACCCCCGGCGCCCCCGCGTTGAAGCTGATCTGCGCCCGGTCACGGTGCTCTTTGCTCAGTTGGCGGGGTTGGAGGGGCTGATTGAGGGCCGGCCCGCCGAGGAGTCGGCCGCAGCGGTCAATGCCATCGTCAACCCGCTGCAGGTGGCGGTCGAGCGCTTTGGCGGCTTCGTCAACAAGCTCGATCTGGCTGAGGAGGGCATCCGGCTGATGGCCGTGTTTGGCGCGCCGCTGGCGCTGGAGGATCATGCCGAGCGGGCCGCGCGCGCCGCGCTGCTGATGCAGGCGGCCGTCCAGGCGGCCGAACAGCCGCTGCGCTTCCGCGCCGGGTTGAACACCGGCAATGTCTTCGCCGGCAACGTTGGCAGCGCTGAACGCAAAGAGTATACGGTGATGGGCGACGCGGTGAATGTGGCCGCCCGCGTTATGGCCGGCGCCGAGTGGGGGGAGGTGCGTTGCGCGAGCGCGACGGCGGCGCGGATCACCCATGCGCTGGTCTGCGCTGATCGGCGGAAAATCGCCGCCAAGGGCAAGCGTGAGCCGTTGGAAGTGCTTCGCGTGCTTGGCGAGCGCGAGCATCCCCTGGAGCCGGTGTACGCGGATGCGCCGCTGATTGGCCGCGACCGCGAGCTTGCCTGGCTGCGCGAACTCTGGGTTGCCGCCGCCGGCAGCGGCCGGGTGGCGCGGGTAAGCGGCGAGGCCGGGATCGGCAAGTCACGCCTGGTCGCCGCCCTTGCTGCCGAGGTCCGCGCCGCTGGCGCGCGCGTCTTCACTGTCCGCTGCCTGGCCTACAACAGCGCCACGCCCTACGCTCCCTGGAGCGAACTGCTGCGGTCCATGTGCGCCATCGCCGCCAGTGACGACCCATCTACGCGCATCCGGAAGCTAGCCGCTGCCCTGGAAGCTGCCGGCTTCGCCTCGACTGACTGGCTATCGCTGGTGGCTGATCTGGCCCGCGTCCAGGTTGAAGAAAGTTCCGTCGTGCGCGGTCTCGACCCCCAGCAGCGACGGACGCGGCGCTTCACGATCATGCTGGCGTTGCTGCGCGCGGCGGCCCGCCAGTCCCGCCCGGAAGCGCTGCCGGGGGCGCCAGTGGTGGTCATTTTCGACAATCTGCACTGGGCCGACCAGGTCTCGCTTGAACTCTGGCGGCATATCGCTACCCATCTGAGCGATGCGCCGATCCTGCTGCTGGGCCTTCACCGCGGCCCGCTGGCTTGGGAGGGCGACCCGGCCGCCGATGGCGCTGCGATGCTTGAACTGCGTCCGTTGACCGCCCGAGCGAGCGCGGCCCTGCTCGATGCCCTGGCCCCCTCGCGTCCTATTGCGCCCCATCTGCGTGACCGCCTCGTGGATCGCGCCGCTGGCAATCCGCTCTTTCTGGAAGAGTTGCTGCGGGCGGTCAGCGAACGGCCCGACGCCGCCGATGCTCTCCCCGACAGCTTGAGCGGCCTGCTGCTCTCACGCATTGACAGGCTCGATGAGACCTCGCGGGCCATTCTGCGCGTGGCCGCCGTGGTGGGCCAGCGCTTCCCGGCCAGCGTCGTCGAGTCGGTCCATCCTCTGGAGCACGAGGTGCTGATTCGCCAGTTGCTGCTGCTCGACCACGCCGAGATCACCACAACCGAGCGCGAGCATCCTGAGCGCATCCATCTCTTCCGCCACGCTCTGCTGCACGAAGTGGCCTACCAGAGCCTGCTCTACGCCCGGCGGCGCGAGTTGCATCGCCGGATTGGCGAGCACCTGGAGACACGCTACGCTGCCGAGTTGGCGCGGGTGCGCGCCTATTACCGCGACGACCGGAGCGCCTATCTGGTGCCGATCGGCCGCAACGGCTCGCTCCTGAACCGGAACGTCCAGGCCAGCGGCGCGCCGATCTTCCTGCTGGCCCATCACTTCCGGCTCAGCGACGCCGCCGAACGCGCCGTGCCCTACCTGTTGCTGGCCGGGCACATCGCCCGCGACAACTATGCCAACGACCAGGCGGTGCAACACTACCGCTGGGCGCTCGACATCCTCGCTGGCGCCTCAGGCGACCCGCAGGTCTGGGAGGCCCGCGAGGCCCTCGGCGACGTGCTCTGCACCCTCGGGCGCTACGATGAGGCCCAGCGCGAGTATGCCCTGCTGCTGGGCCGTGCGGGGTCGGATCCGGCGCCCGCGGTTGATCTGCCCCCGGCCGTGGCCGGCGAGGTGCTGCGCTCCTGGGGCGAGGCGCTAGAGAAGCAGGGGCGTTACGCCGAGGCCCTCGACCGCCTGCGCGAGGCCGAGGCGATCTGCCGGGCGCACATGGATGCCGTGCCGCCGCTGCTGCTGGCCGCCATTTACGTCGATATGGGCCAGGTGCTGCGCCGCCTCGGCGACTTCGACGCCGCCCTCGACATCTGCCGCACCGGGCTGAGCCTCATCCGCACTGACCGCCACAGTGTCGAAGATGAACGCATTGAAGCCGATCTGCAAACCCTGATGGGGTCGCTGTTTGCTATGCGCGGCGACTACGAGCAGGCTCGTTACCACTTTACCAGCGCCCTGGCGGCCCACGAGGCCATTGACGACCTCTACGGCTGCGCCCGCACGCATAACAACCTGGGGTACCTCGCGCAGTTGCAGAGCGATTATGGCCGCGCGGTGCGCCATTATAGCGAGGCCGAGAGTCTGGCCAGCAAGGTGCAGTCGAAGTACACCCTCAGCAGCGTGCTGCTTAACGCCGCCTACGCCTACTTTTGCCTCAGCCGCTATGAAGAGGCGCTGGGCGCCTGCCGCGACGCGCTGGCGTTGTGCCAGGAGATGGGCGATCAGCTCGGCGTGGCCCAGGCCGCCGACACGCTGGGAATGACCGTGTACCAGCAGGGCGACTACGCCGCCGCTGCCGCCAGTTACCGGAAGGCCCTGGCGATCTACCGTGAGCAGGCCAATCTCTTTCAGGAGGGGAACACCCTGGCGCTGCTCGCCCGCGTCACCCTGGCCCAGGGCGAGCCTGCCGCCGCGCGCGCGCTGGCCGAAGAGGCCCTGACCATCGCCCGCCGCGTGCACGCCCCGCAGCACGAAGCGGAGGCGCTGACCGTGCTGGCGGAGATCGCCCTCAGCGTCGGCGCCGAGGTGGTGATTGGCACCAGCCGCGCTGCGTTGCTCGATGAGGCGCAACGCTGTGCCACTGCAGCGGCGGAGCTGGCCGCGCGGCTCGGCAGCCAGCTCGACTATGGCGTCGCCCGGCGCCTGCAGGGCGAGATCGCCGCCGCCCGGCG